A window of Mucilaginibacter sp. PAMC 26640 contains these coding sequences:
- a CDS encoding endonuclease translates to MKKLITLCLVLLLAATTHAQVGHLNIGTYNLRYDNKNDSIAGNGWRARYPHIAQIIRFNDLDVFGTQEGLYHQLTQLNDSLPGYKWIGAGRDDGKQAGEHSAIFYKAGKFTVLKSGNFWMSPITDKPNKGWDAALPRVCTWLQLKEIKTGLFFYVFNLHMDHIGVVARRESAKLVLKKIAELAGNVPVILTGDFNVDQTSDSYAVINNSGVLKDSYVLSPVRLAASDTYNGYDINTAGNSRIDHIFLTKRFKVSRYGILTDTYHGRLPSDHYPVVVTVDYR, encoded by the coding sequence ATGAAAAAGTTAATAACATTATGCTTGGTACTGCTGCTGGCAGCAACCACACATGCCCAGGTAGGGCACCTCAATATTGGTACCTACAACCTGCGTTATGATAACAAGAACGATTCTATAGCCGGGAATGGCTGGCGTGCCCGCTACCCGCATATTGCCCAGATCATCCGCTTTAATGATTTGGATGTTTTTGGTACACAGGAAGGGCTTTATCATCAGCTAACCCAATTGAATGATAGTTTGCCAGGCTACAAATGGATAGGCGCAGGGCGCGATGATGGCAAACAGGCAGGCGAACATTCAGCTATTTTTTACAAGGCCGGTAAATTTACGGTACTGAAATCGGGTAATTTCTGGATGTCGCCCATTACCGATAAGCCAAACAAGGGCTGGGATGCAGCCCTGCCTCGCGTTTGTACCTGGTTGCAGTTGAAGGAAATCAAAACCGGCCTTTTCTTTTACGTATTTAACCTGCATATGGATCATATTGGTGTAGTGGCCCGCCGCGAAAGTGCAAAGCTGGTATTAAAAAAGATAGCAGAGCTGGCCGGTAATGTGCCTGTTATCCTCACCGGCGATTTTAACGTAGATCAAACGTCTGATAGTTATGCTGTGATCAATAATTCGGGCGTGTTAAAAGATAGCTATGTACTTTCGCCCGTACGGCTGGCGGCAAGCGATACCTATAATGGTTATGATATAAATACAGCGGGTAACAGCCGCATCGATCACATCTTCCTAACCAAAAGATTTAAGGTGAGCCGTTACGGCATCCTTACCGATACATACCACGGCCGGCTGCCTTCAGATCATTATCCGGTGGTGGTTACGGTGGATTATAGATAG
- a CDS encoding DNA ligase (NAD(+)) LigA — MSPNEAKKLIDSLTAELKQHTYNYYVLAMPTITDFDFDKKLERLNALEKEFPEFLDPDSPTQKVGGEITKEFVTVKHRWPMLSLGNTYNEQELIDFDQRVRKAIGEKFQYVCELKFDGLSMSLTYENGKLAKAVTRGDGTQGDEVTTNVRTIHSIPKKLPAGNYPELFEIRGEVFMHLKAFERLNKERIDNGEVAYANPRNFASGTMKLQDSAEVARRPLDCFLYGLYTEKTLFKTHWESLEAVKSWGFHINDESRLVDDINGVLEFINKWDTERHHLSYDIDGIVIKVNNYSQQQELGFTAKSPRWAISYKFKAERVETELLAVTYQVGRTGAVTPVANLKPVLLAGTTVKRATLHNADEITQRLKLHEHDTVFVEKGGEIIPKIISVNLDKRKPDAKPVAYLTHCPACHTELLRQEGEAAWYCPNDEGCPPQIVGKMQHYIGRKAMNIDGLGDETINTLYNRQFIRHISDIYSLHTHIAELKKMDRFGEQSINNMLDGIEKSKQQPFEKVLFGLGIRYVGETVARKLVAHFKTVDALMAATAEELTVAEEIGGRIAESLVEYFSDPQHKAEIQKLKGAGLQFVAEEKEVTLASENLSGKTFIISGTFEKYSRDELKDIIEQNGGKILSSISAKLNYLVAGDNMGPAKLEKATKLNIPIISDGELLAMLS, encoded by the coding sequence ATGTCTCCTAACGAAGCCAAAAAACTCATCGATTCGCTTACTGCCGAACTGAAGCAGCACACCTATAACTACTATGTGCTGGCCATGCCCACTATTACCGATTTTGACTTTGATAAAAAGCTGGAGCGGTTAAACGCGCTGGAAAAAGAGTTTCCGGAGTTTTTGGATCCTGATTCGCCAACACAAAAGGTAGGGGGCGAGATCACTAAGGAATTTGTTACGGTAAAGCACCGCTGGCCCATGCTTTCGCTGGGTAACACTTATAATGAGCAGGAACTGATAGATTTTGACCAGCGTGTACGCAAGGCGATCGGCGAAAAATTTCAGTACGTATGCGAGCTGAAGTTCGACGGTTTATCTATGAGCCTTACCTATGAGAACGGGAAGCTTGCCAAGGCCGTTACCCGTGGCGACGGTACGCAGGGTGATGAAGTAACGACCAACGTACGCACCATTCATAGCATTCCCAAAAAATTACCTGCAGGTAATTACCCGGAACTCTTCGAGATTCGCGGTGAGGTATTTATGCACCTAAAAGCCTTTGAGCGGCTGAATAAGGAGCGTATCGACAATGGGGAGGTGGCTTATGCCAACCCGCGTAATTTTGCATCGGGCACCATGAAATTACAGGATTCGGCCGAAGTGGCCCGCCGGCCGCTGGATTGTTTTTTGTATGGCCTTTATACCGAAAAAACCTTGTTTAAAACCCATTGGGAAAGCCTGGAAGCCGTGAAAAGCTGGGGCTTCCATATCAATGACGAAAGCCGGCTGGTTGATGATATTAACGGTGTGCTGGAATTCATCAATAAATGGGATACTGAGCGGCACCACCTAAGTTATGATATCGACGGGATCGTTATCAAAGTAAACAACTACTCACAGCAGCAGGAGTTGGGCTTTACTGCTAAGTCGCCCCGTTGGGCCATCTCCTATAAGTTCAAAGCCGAAAGGGTAGAGACAGAACTCCTGGCCGTTACTTACCAGGTTGGCCGTACGGGCGCCGTAACACCGGTTGCCAATTTAAAGCCGGTACTGTTGGCGGGTACTACCGTAAAACGCGCAACACTGCACAATGCAGATGAAATTACGCAGCGCCTTAAACTGCACGAGCATGATACTGTTTTTGTGGAAAAGGGCGGGGAGATCATTCCCAAGATCATCAGCGTTAACCTGGATAAGCGAAAACCGGACGCTAAGCCGGTGGCTTACCTTACACACTGCCCGGCCTGCCATACCGAGTTATTACGGCAGGAGGGAGAAGCCGCATGGTACTGCCCTAATGATGAGGGCTGCCCGCCGCAGATTGTAGGCAAAATGCAGCACTACATAGGCCGTAAAGCCATGAATATAGATGGGCTGGGTGATGAGACCATCAATACCCTTTATAATCGGCAATTTATAAGGCATATCAGCGATATCTATTCGTTGCATACGCACATTGCTGAGTTAAAAAAGATGGACCGTTTCGGCGAGCAGTCTATCAATAACATGCTGGATGGGATAGAGAAATCTAAACAGCAGCCTTTTGAAAAAGTACTTTTCGGCTTGGGGATCCGGTATGTTGGCGAAACCGTTGCCCGAAAATTGGTAGCCCATTTTAAAACGGTAGATGCCCTGATGGCAGCCACGGCCGAGGAACTTACCGTCGCCGAAGAAATTGGCGGGCGCATTGCCGAAAGCCTGGTGGAATACTTTAGCGACCCGCAGCACAAGGCGGAGATCCAGAAACTAAAAGGTGCGGGTTTACAATTTGTGGCCGAAGAAAAAGAAGTGACACTCGCGAGCGAAAATCTTTCGGGCAAAACCTTTATCATCTCCGGTACTTTCGAAAAATACTCAAGGGACGAATTGAAAGATATTATAGAGCAGAACGGCGGGAAGATACTGAGCAGTATCTCCGCGAAGCTGAACTACCTGGTGGCAGGAGATAATATGGGCCCTGCCAAACTGGAGAAAGCAACAAAACTAAATATCCCGATCATCAGCGATGGAGAACTGCTGGCGATGCTATCGTAG
- a CDS encoding oxidoreductase has translation MTAIKWGIIGCGDVTELKSGQAYNKIADSSLVAVMRRDAEKAADYARRHKVGKWYSDAEDLMNDPEVNAVSIATPPSSHLEYAKRAIAKGLNVYVEKPVTRNAAEAVAMAEAVRQSGAKLTVAHYRRAVPMFLHVKRLLDAQTIGEIRTVQIRMWQNREPKVPTYPGTNWRLDPEVSGGGYFHDLAPHQLDLMLYFFGEPDQYSGSSLNQANTSPADDHVCGQIIFKNKVVVNGSWCFNVAESETVDSCEIIGTKGKISFPFFGAFVTCKTEAGEETLNFTHPMHIQQPMIEKIVSYFKDEGPNPCTIDEAVVLMKILDAFTLK, from the coding sequence ATGACTGCAATAAAATGGGGGATCATCGGCTGCGGTGACGTTACGGAATTAAAAAGCGGACAAGCCTATAACAAAATTGCGGATAGCAGTTTAGTGGCTGTGATGCGTCGCGATGCCGAAAAAGCTGCCGACTATGCCCGCCGCCATAAGGTTGGCAAGTGGTACAGCGATGCAGAAGACCTGATGAATGATCCGGAGGTGAATGCGGTATCCATTGCCACGCCGCCATCATCACACCTGGAGTATGCCAAACGGGCCATTGCAAAAGGCCTTAACGTTTACGTAGAAAAACCGGTGACCCGTAATGCTGCCGAAGCGGTAGCGATGGCCGAGGCGGTACGGCAAAGCGGCGCAAAGCTGACGGTTGCACATTACCGCCGCGCAGTACCCATGTTTTTGCATGTAAAGCGTTTGCTGGATGCGCAAACTATTGGGGAGATCAGAACGGTGCAGATCCGGATGTGGCAAAACCGGGAGCCAAAAGTGCCCACTTACCCGGGTACCAACTGGCGGCTGGATCCGGAAGTATCCGGAGGTGGTTATTTTCATGACCTGGCCCCGCACCAGCTCGACCTAATGCTTTACTTTTTTGGTGAGCCGGATCAGTACAGCGGCTCCAGCCTCAACCAGGCCAATACCAGCCCGGCTGATGATCATGTTTGCGGCCAGATCATCTTTAAAAACAAAGTGGTGGTGAACGGCTCCTGGTGCTTCAACGTTGCCGAAAGCGAAACCGTTGATTCCTGCGAGATCATTGGCACCAAAGGGAAGATCAGTTTCCCGTTCTTTGGCGCATTTGTTACCTGTAAAACCGAAGCCGGTGAGGAAACCCTCAACTTTACCCACCCCATGCATATTCAGCAGCCGATGATCGAAAAAATAGTAAGCTATTTTAAAGATGAGGGTCCGAACCCCTGCACCATTGACGAAGCCGTTGTTTTGATGAAAATATTGGATGCTTTTACCTTGAAATAA
- a CDS encoding chloramphenicol acetyltransferase, with translation MLNGPDPDARFPMAPYQNLVFLKNIVTRPNIIVGDYTYYDDFSDPHNFEKNVLYHFDFIGDRLIIGKFCAIASGVKFIMNGANHETAPISSFPFAIFKNGWDTISDPENPNGKFPYKGDTVIGNDVWIGFDATIMPGIKIGDGAVIASNAVVTKDVPAYTIVGGNPARPIRKRFDDQQITRLLNIAWWNWTAEKITQHLPLINSADVDALEQASG, from the coding sequence ATGCTCAACGGACCAGATCCTGACGCGCGCTTCCCGATGGCGCCTTATCAAAACCTTGTATTTTTAAAAAATATCGTTACCCGCCCCAACATCATCGTAGGCGATTACACCTATTACGACGACTTTTCCGATCCCCATAATTTTGAAAAGAACGTTTTGTACCACTTTGATTTTATTGGTGATCGACTCATTATCGGTAAATTCTGTGCAATTGCCTCGGGGGTGAAATTTATTATGAATGGCGCCAACCATGAAACTGCGCCCATCTCATCCTTTCCCTTTGCTATTTTTAAAAACGGGTGGGATACGATCTCCGACCCGGAAAATCCAAATGGCAAATTTCCTTACAAAGGCGATACGGTGATCGGCAATGATGTTTGGATAGGCTTTGATGCTACCATCATGCCCGGCATAAAGATCGGCGATGGGGCGGTTATCGCCTCCAATGCCGTAGTGACCAAAGATGTGCCCGCTTATACCATTGTTGGCGGCAACCCGGCCAGGCCTATCCGTAAACGCTTTGATGACCAGCAAATAACCCGCCTGCTCAACATTGCCTGGTGGAACTGGACAGCAGAGAAAATAACCCAACACCTGCCCCTCATCAATTCTGCTGATGTGGATGCACTGGAGCAAGCCTCGGGTTAA
- a CDS encoding AI-2E family transporter: protein MNANKLNAPFYERLALVLIGFCILGYLVVLAKEILDPMIFGFLFAVLLLPLANFLEKKLRLPRSASSFVSIVLFVAFIGCIGYLVGSQISNLSNDWPMLKKQVEQSVGEVQQWVVNAFHINMDKQNIYLHNTTQKIVASGGAVLGTTFGALSSLMLFYVFILIFTFFILFYRRLLFRFILSVFKDDHSHVVMDIVQNVQKILRQYIFGLLLEMVIVAAVAITAFWLIGIKYAVLLGLIVGLFNIIPYLGIFTALLLSTVITFATGTLSETLTVVVSVIGIHAVDANFLLPAVVGSKVRLNALITFIGIILGEMIWGLSGMFLSIPIIAIFKIIFDRIDSLKPWGYLFGGDYVYNDEAQKKMKTK, encoded by the coding sequence ATGAATGCTAACAAACTAAACGCCCCTTTTTATGAACGCCTTGCGCTTGTCCTCATCGGATTTTGCATACTGGGTTACCTGGTGGTGCTGGCCAAAGAGATCCTCGATCCTATGATCTTCGGATTTCTGTTTGCGGTTTTGCTTTTGCCGCTTGCAAATTTCCTTGAAAAGAAACTTCGTCTTCCGCGCAGCGCATCTTCGTTTGTGTCTATTGTTTTATTTGTTGCCTTTATAGGGTGCATCGGGTATCTTGTTGGTTCACAGATCTCCAACTTAAGCAACGATTGGCCCATGCTGAAAAAGCAGGTGGAGCAATCTGTTGGCGAGGTGCAGCAATGGGTGGTGAATGCGTTCCACATCAATATGGATAAGCAGAACATATACCTGCATAATACTACCCAAAAGATCGTGGCCTCCGGCGGGGCGGTGCTGGGTACTACGTTCGGGGCTTTATCCTCACTGATGCTTTTCTACGTTTTTATCCTGATCTTCACCTTCTTTATCCTTTTTTACCGCAGATTGCTTTTCAGGTTCATCCTCTCGGTATTTAAAGATGATCACTCACATGTGGTGATGGATATCGTACAGAATGTACAAAAGATCCTTCGCCAGTATATCTTCGGTCTTTTGCTGGAAATGGTAATTGTGGCAGCCGTAGCAATTACCGCCTTTTGGCTTATCGGCATCAAGTATGCCGTACTGCTGGGGCTTATCGTAGGGTTATTCAATATTATACCCTACCTCGGTATTTTTACAGCATTGCTATTGAGTACGGTAATCACCTTTGCCACCGGTACGCTGAGCGAAACCCTGACCGTGGTGGTCAGCGTTATTGGTATCCACGCCGTTGATGCGAACTTTCTACTGCCTGCAGTGGTCGGCTCCAAAGTGAGGTTGAACGCGCTGATCACCTTTATCGGTATTATCTTAGGCGAAATGATCTGGGGGCTCTCCGGCATGTTCCTGTCTATCCCCATCATTGCCATCTTTAAAATAATCTTCGACCGTATAGATTCATTAAAGCCCTGGGGTTACCTTTTTGGCGGCGATTATGTTTACAATGATGAAGCGCAGAAGAAAATGAAAACAAAATAA
- a CDS encoding 3',5'-cyclic-nucleotide phosphodiesterase, protein MRMLYKLCVSTLLLLLPIVTFAQKRVTATSFRIVPLGVLGGIDESNLSAYMIAPKGSDKYICMDAGTLHAGISKAISNKAFNVRGEKVLQQYIKGYFISHAHLDHIAGLIINSPEDSAKNIYGLASTLETVKTHYFTWESWANFADDGAKPQLKKYHYNPLEPGAETGIANTDMQVTAFPLSHSNLTSTAFLVKNNDSYLLYLGDTGADEIEKSQNLHHLWEAIAPLIKAGKFKAIMIEVSFPNEQPDKALFGHLTPRLLMNELDVLAELSGGSLKGLNVVITHLKPPYKSINKIKVQLNYANLKRKMNLVYPRQGKVLEF, encoded by the coding sequence ATGCGCATGCTTTATAAACTCTGTGTATCTACACTCTTGCTATTGCTTCCGATAGTAACCTTTGCGCAAAAAAGAGTAACTGCCACTTCTTTCCGGATAGTGCCCTTAGGAGTTTTAGGGGGTATTGATGAAAGTAATTTATCGGCATATATGATAGCGCCAAAAGGGTCCGACAAATATATCTGTATGGATGCCGGCACCCTGCATGCCGGTATCAGTAAAGCTATCAGCAATAAAGCGTTCAACGTACGCGGCGAAAAAGTATTACAGCAATACATCAAAGGGTATTTTATTTCGCATGCACACCTCGATCATATCGCAGGCCTGATCATCAATTCGCCCGAAGACAGCGCCAAAAACATTTACGGACTTGCAAGTACTTTAGAGACCGTGAAAACCCACTACTTTACCTGGGAAAGCTGGGCCAACTTTGCCGACGACGGTGCTAAACCCCAGTTAAAGAAATATCATTACAATCCCCTTGAGCCGGGTGCAGAAACCGGTATAGCGAATACGGATATGCAGGTAACTGCTTTTCCATTAAGTCATTCCAACTTAACGAGTACCGCATTCCTGGTAAAAAACAACGACAGCTATCTTTTATATTTGGGCGATACCGGTGCCGACGAAATAGAGAAAAGCCAAAACCTGCATCATTTATGGGAAGCCATAGCACCTTTAATTAAGGCCGGTAAATTTAAAGCTATCATGATAGAGGTGAGTTTTCCTAACGAACAGCCGGATAAAGCCCTTTTTGGCCACCTTACGCCGCGGTTGTTGATGAATGAACTGGATGTGCTGGCAGAACTTTCCGGCGGTTCATTAAAAGGGTTGAATGTGGTGATCACCCATTTAAAGCCACCTTACAAAAGTATTAACAAAATAAAAGTGCAGCTCAATTATGCCAACCTTAAACGCAAAATGAACCTGGTATATCCCCGCCAGGGAAAAGTACTGGAGTTTTAA
- a CDS encoding prolyl 4-hydroxylase subunit alpha yields MELKDRIKQANWLAITESLHTRGYASVPQMLTASECEALIAAYADDDAYRKTIQMENHGYGVGQYKYYNYPLPGIVQQLRELIYPHIAPVANKWMEVLGLPKQFPRTLHELTELCHQHNQNRPTPLILKYGKGGFNAMHQDLYGEIYFPLQLVVCLNQPGADFTGGEFVLVEQRLRMQSKAIVLNPGKGNLLIFTTNFRPAQGTKGYHRVNMRHGVSELLQGERHTLGVIFHDAS; encoded by the coding sequence ATGGAGCTGAAAGATAGAATTAAACAAGCGAACTGGTTGGCAATTACAGAAAGCTTACATACCAGAGGCTACGCCAGCGTACCACAAATGCTAACAGCCAGCGAGTGCGAGGCGCTTATTGCTGCGTACGCAGATGATGATGCCTACCGCAAAACCATACAAATGGAAAACCATGGCTATGGCGTGGGCCAGTATAAATATTACAACTATCCGCTGCCTGGTATCGTTCAGCAGTTACGGGAGCTGATCTATCCTCACATTGCTCCCGTCGCCAATAAATGGATGGAGGTTTTGGGCTTACCTAAACAATTCCCGCGCACATTACACGAACTAACGGAACTTTGCCATCAGCATAACCAAAACAGACCGACACCGCTAATATTAAAATACGGAAAAGGCGGCTTTAATGCCATGCATCAGGATTTGTATGGAGAGATCTATTTCCCTTTGCAATTGGTGGTATGCCTTAACCAGCCTGGTGCAGATTTTACCGGCGGAGAATTTGTATTGGTGGAGCAAAGACTGAGGATGCAATCGAAAGCGATTGTACTAAATCCGGGTAAGGGTAATCTGCTCATCTTTACAACCAATTTCAGGCCCGCGCAAGGCACCAAAGGCTACCATCGCGTAAATATGCGCCATGGTGTAAGCGAGCTTTTGCAAGGCGAAAGACATACCTTAGGGGTCATTTTTCACGATGCATCCTGA
- a CDS encoding cysteine methyltransferase produces the protein METQNSINFDRIAGAINYIKLNFKSQPTLDEVAEQVNLSPYHFQRMFTDWAGISPKKFLQYLSLDYAKSMLKVQQATLFDAAFETGLSGTSRLHDLFINIEGMTPAEYKNGGRALAINFSYAETPFGNIIVASTPKGICYMAFADDEVDALNQLVAQFPNATFSQMVDLAQQNALFIFTKDWSQLASVKLHLKGTSFQLKVWEALLKIPMGGLNTYAAIARTVELPTASRAVGSAIGANPVAFLIPCHRVIKSTGEFGQYHWGADRKSAMIGWEAAKTNHISIG, from the coding sequence ATGGAAACACAAAACAGCATCAACTTTGACCGTATAGCAGGGGCGATAAACTATATTAAACTCAATTTTAAATCGCAGCCCACGCTTGATGAGGTTGCCGAGCAGGTAAACCTGAGCCCTTATCATTTCCAGCGGATGTTTACCGATTGGGCGGGCATCAGTCCCAAAAAGTTTTTACAATACCTGAGCCTGGACTATGCCAAGAGTATGCTGAAAGTACAGCAAGCCACCTTATTTGATGCCGCTTTTGAAACCGGTTTATCCGGCACCAGCCGCCTGCACGATCTGTTCATCAATATTGAAGGGATGACACCCGCCGAATACAAAAACGGCGGCAGGGCACTCGCTATCAATTTTAGCTATGCCGAAACGCCTTTCGGCAATATTATCGTGGCATCCACCCCTAAAGGAATTTGCTATATGGCTTTTGCGGATGACGAAGTTGATGCGCTGAATCAATTAGTTGCGCAATTTCCAAACGCAACTTTCAGCCAAATGGTTGATCTGGCACAGCAGAACGCTTTATTTATCTTTACAAAAGACTGGTCGCAATTAGCATCCGTCAAGCTGCATTTAAAGGGTACCAGCTTCCAACTGAAAGTTTGGGAGGCATTGTTAAAGATCCCGATGGGGGGCTTAAATACCTATGCAGCTATAGCCAGAACAGTGGAGTTACCAACGGCGAGTCGCGCAGTAGGAAGTGCTATTGGCGCTAACCCGGTGGCATTTCTGATCCCCTGCCACCGGGTAATCAAATCTACCGGTGAATTTGGCCAATATCACTGGGGTGCCGACCGCAAATCGGCCATGATTGGCTGGGAAGCGGCAAAAACCAATCACATAAGCATCGGATAA
- a CDS encoding D-alanyl-D-alanine carboxypeptidase: MASLTLLLVAGHLSAQNLQQKLQTAFTKFQQDSQCKYASVSLTVLDAKTGEQVFTANPDMGLAPGSTMKAITSVTALNVLGKDYKFKTQFSYRGTIAADGTLTGDIITRGYGDPTLGSWRWETTRDNYILNQMVTALRKAGIKKVNGRVIGDDSYYGTQAIPDGWIYQDLGTYYGAGASALCWHENQFSIKLRTGEVNTPIKVAGTSPEMPYLAFKSELVNGEAKTGDQAYPYLPAINSNVMYLRGTYAVDQTKNKIDAAIPDPAFDLAYHLTDTLKRLGITVSDAPESAATLRNKSQPVPQSTTQLLTINSPALSSILYWQNHISINLYAEQLLLAVIPSPGMLATTTTNGVKTLQDFWVKKAGIDKNTLNVFDGSGLSPENRVTTLTMARIMQSAAKETWYKDFYESLPVYNDMRMKSGSINSAQAYTGYQTYQGRNLCFAIIVNNYNGTGRGIREKMFKVLNEMK; this comes from the coding sequence ATAGCCTCCTTGACCCTCCTGCTGGTAGCCGGGCATTTATCCGCGCAAAACCTGCAGCAGAAATTGCAAACGGCTTTTACCAAATTTCAGCAGGATAGCCAGTGCAAATATGCCTCGGTATCTTTAACCGTGCTGGATGCCAAAACGGGGGAACAGGTTTTTACCGCCAACCCGGATATGGGGCTGGCACCGGGATCTACCATGAAAGCGATCACCAGTGTTACGGCGCTGAACGTTTTAGGTAAAGACTATAAATTTAAAACGCAGTTTAGCTATCGCGGCACCATCGCTGCAGATGGCACTTTAACCGGTGATATCATCACACGCGGTTATGGCGACCCTACCCTGGGCAGCTGGCGCTGGGAAACCACCCGGGATAACTATATCCTCAACCAAATGGTAACGGCCCTGCGCAAAGCCGGCATCAAAAAAGTGAACGGGCGCGTTATAGGCGATGATTCGTACTACGGCACGCAGGCTATCCCTGATGGCTGGATCTACCAGGACCTGGGCACCTATTATGGGGCGGGGGCTTCTGCGCTGTGCTGGCACGAAAACCAGTTTAGCATTAAACTGCGCACCGGGGAAGTAAACACGCCAATTAAAGTAGCAGGCACCTCACCGGAAATGCCCTACTTAGCTTTTAAAAGCGAACTCGTAAATGGCGAAGCCAAGACCGGCGACCAGGCCTACCCCTACCTGCCAGCCATCAACAGCAATGTGATGTATTTGCGGGGCACTTATGCAGTAGATCAAACCAAGAACAAAATAGATGCCGCCATCCCGGATCCGGCCTTTGATTTGGCCTATCATTTAACCGATACTTTAAAACGCCTTGGAATCACCGTAAGTGATGCACCGGAATCCGCAGCTACTTTGAGGAATAAAAGTCAGCCGGTACCGCAATCCACCACGCAACTGCTTACCATTAATTCACCTGCGTTGAGCAGCATACTGTACTGGCAAAACCACATCAGCATTAACCTGTACGCGGAACAATTGTTGCTTGCCGTTATCCCGTCGCCGGGCATGCTGGCCACAACAACTACCAATGGCGTAAAAACCCTGCAGGACTTTTGGGTAAAAAAGGCTGGCATAGATAAAAACACCTTAAACGTATTCGACGGCAGCGGACTATCCCCCGAGAACAGGGTAACCACGCTAACCATGGCGCGCATAATGCAGTCGGCAGCCAAAGAAACCTGGTATAAAGATTTTTACGAAAGCCTCCCGGTATATAACGATATGCGGATGAAAAGCGGCAGCATCAACAGCGCCCAGGCCTATACCGGCTACCAAACCTACCAGGGCCGCAATCTGTGTTTTGCCATCATCGTTAATAATTACAACGGCACTGGAAGAGGCATCCGGGAGAAGATGTTTAAGGTTTTGAATGAGATGAAGTAA
- a CDS encoding endonuclease, producing the protein MRQYNFFTYILTNYTRKVLYTGVTNDLERRLGEHYSGTDQENSFTYKYKCCYLIWYERHQYVDHAIQREKEIKGWLRMKKIKLIEEQNPRWNFLNSEIMEWPPNKSLSC; encoded by the coding sequence ATGAGACAATATAATTTTTTCACTTATATCCTCACAAACTATACGCGGAAAGTACTTTACACCGGTGTTACTAATGACTTAGAAAGGCGGTTAGGTGAACATTATTCTGGCACAGACCAGGAAAACAGTTTTACTTATAAATACAAATGCTGCTACTTAATCTGGTACGAGCGGCACCAATATGTAGATCATGCTATCCAACGTGAAAAAGAAATTAAAGGCTGGTTAAGGATGAAGAAGATAAAATTGATAGAAGAACAAAACCCGAGATGGAATTTCTTAAATAGTGAGATAATGGAATGGCCGCCCAACAAAAGTTTGTCGTGTTGA